In one Brevibacillus composti genomic region, the following are encoded:
- a CDS encoding DUF4198 domain-containing protein, whose translation MKKRLTLIPALALACLLALPVSAHDGWSQTHSPIIAAGEVSYVELLLGNHSNHHASYRIEGRWSTDTTKVYVISPNGSKADITATLFYTGEEQEVAEPGKNNYFVASFSSSQPGAYIVSAEGDSIFKQGETASRTLRSAKSFVAVSDIPMLQRVAGLKGFSQPVSTDRAELIPQFNPAAVTPGQEVSVQLLLKGQPLKDTEISVIRRSTSDAAVYKTDEQGRITFTTGPADYYLLRAKPKTDEKAAGQYDTTNYEATMTFTVQNGKFTLPAAADEQTPFVYLNGKQIEVPGLSITDGKTMVPAEFVKTNLNPAFTGSGQVELQKAAAEAGAATEWLAPVGSFPAAIAISKK comes from the coding sequence ATGAAAAAACGTTTGACACTCATACCTGCACTCGCATTGGCCTGCCTGCTGGCTTTGCCGGTGTCGGCGCACGATGGCTGGTCCCAAACCCACAGCCCGATCATCGCCGCAGGAGAGGTCTCCTACGTGGAGCTGCTGCTGGGCAACCACTCGAACCATCACGCCAGCTACCGCATCGAAGGCCGATGGAGCACAGATACAACCAAAGTATACGTCATTTCGCCGAATGGAAGCAAAGCCGATATTACCGCGACGCTCTTTTATACCGGGGAGGAACAGGAGGTAGCCGAGCCGGGGAAAAACAATTACTTCGTCGCCTCGTTCTCCTCGTCGCAGCCCGGCGCTTACATCGTCTCCGCAGAGGGAGACAGCATCTTCAAACAAGGAGAGACAGCGAGCCGCACACTGCGCAGCGCCAAATCATTCGTGGCGGTCAGCGACATCCCTATGCTGCAGCGCGTAGCGGGGCTGAAAGGCTTCTCCCAGCCCGTCAGCACAGATCGGGCGGAGCTGATTCCCCAGTTTAACCCAGCGGCCGTCACGCCTGGCCAGGAGGTAAGCGTTCAACTGCTGCTCAAGGGACAGCCGCTAAAGGATACGGAAATCAGCGTCATCCGCCGCAGCACGAGCGACGCGGCTGTCTATAAGACGGACGAGCAGGGCAGGATCACATTTACGACCGGGCCGGCGGACTACTATCTGCTCCGCGCGAAGCCGAAGACAGATGAAAAAGCAGCGGGCCAATACGATACCACCAACTATGAAGCAACGATGACATTTACGGTCCAAAATGGCAAGTTCACGCTCCCTGCAGCGGCTGATGAGCAGACGCCGTTTGTCTATCTGAACGGCAAACAGATCGAAGTTCCCGGCCTGTCCATCACGGACGGCAAAACCATGGTCCCCGCCGAATTTGTCAAAACGAATCTGAACCCTGCCTTCACGGGCAGCGGCCAGGTCGAGCTGCAAAAGGCAGCGGCTGAGGCGGGCGCTGCCACCGAATGGCTGGCACCGGTCGGCTCTTTTCCTGCCGCCATTGCCATCAGCAAAAAATAG
- a CDS encoding disulfide oxidoreductase — translation MKREQKREQALFAAWVVSLIATGGSLFFSEVMKYIPCELCWYQRIFMYPLVILLGIAAARKDYGIATYALVLSIIGGGFSLYHYAIQKVPALGELGTACGIIPCNTDYINWLGFITIPFLALIAFLSITILLVLIRKTGEEK, via the coding sequence ATGAAACGAGAACAAAAGAGAGAGCAAGCCCTGTTCGCGGCCTGGGTCGTCTCTCTCATCGCAACCGGAGGAAGTCTGTTTTTCTCGGAAGTAATGAAGTACATCCCTTGCGAGCTCTGCTGGTACCAGCGCATCTTCATGTACCCGCTGGTCATCCTGCTGGGCATCGCCGCGGCCAGAAAAGACTATGGAATCGCCACATACGCCCTGGTGCTTTCCATCATCGGGGGCGGATTTTCGCTGTACCACTACGCCATCCAAAAGGTCCCTGCCCTTGGCGAGCTCGGGACGGCATGCGGCATCATTCCATGCAATACGGATTACATCAACTGGCTTGGCTTCATTACCATTCCGTTTTTGGCGTTAATCGCCTTTCTTTCCATTACGATTCTGCTTGTTCTGATTCGCAAAACTGGGGAGGAGAAATAA
- a CDS encoding thioredoxin family protein, with protein MKKVIILSIIAAVLLIGAVVYSDMANRKAAEGNPFGKSNLHPATVEQLDDPNYGNQILPAELKAKLKAKEELFVYFYSPTCEHCQATTPVLVPVADELKVDVKKHNLLEFTASWDDYGIEYTPTLVHYKEGQEVARLVGGQDADQLKQWFQEQKQ; from the coding sequence ATGAAAAAGGTTATCATCCTGTCAATCATTGCAGCCGTCCTTTTGATCGGAGCGGTCGTCTACTCAGACATGGCCAACCGGAAAGCCGCAGAAGGCAATCCCTTTGGCAAAAGCAATCTTCATCCAGCCACCGTCGAACAGCTGGATGATCCCAACTACGGCAATCAAATCCTTCCCGCTGAACTGAAGGCCAAGCTGAAAGCAAAGGAAGAGCTCTTCGTCTACTTCTACAGCCCGACGTGTGAGCATTGCCAGGCTACGACACCGGTACTGGTCCCCGTCGCCGATGAGCTGAAGGTCGATGTGAAGAAGCATAATCTGCTGGAATTCACCGCCAGTTGGGATGATTATGGCATCGAGTACACGCCGACTCTCGTTCACTACAAAGAGGGACAAGAGGTGGCTCGCCTGGTAGGCGGTCAGGATGCCGACCAGTTGAAACAGTGGTTCCAGGAACAAAAACAATAA
- a CDS encoding FixH family protein: MKRYVFALIGSLALIAGAGCSKQEEALPSSTPIEVELKIEPQEVAVNEAATFTITVTQDGKAVDDAKEAEFEIWKEGQEQHETIPAVHQQDGVYTAQKAFSEPGTYNVMYHVTARDFHNMQKYSFSVKGPDGEADGSAAAGHADEPAAQPGSSAGHEHGGTHQHGSSETGEHHHGPSVDMHFQPADVIKANTAATLTVHLVQNNQPLTDAKVRFEYWLAGGDKHEFVDARETKAGEYTANSAIFPASGSYTVKVHVEKGDIHDHREYPVSVQ, encoded by the coding sequence ATGAAGCGATATGTATTTGCGTTGATCGGTTCCCTGGCGCTGATCGCCGGAGCTGGCTGCAGCAAGCAGGAGGAGGCCCTCCCCTCTTCGACGCCAATCGAAGTCGAGCTGAAAATCGAACCGCAGGAAGTCGCCGTGAACGAAGCGGCTACCTTTACGATTACCGTAACGCAGGATGGCAAAGCCGTCGATGACGCCAAAGAAGCCGAGTTTGAAATCTGGAAAGAGGGGCAGGAGCAGCATGAAACCATCCCCGCCGTGCACCAACAGGACGGGGTGTATACGGCACAGAAGGCTTTTTCCGAACCGGGAACCTATAATGTCATGTACCATGTCACCGCTCGCGATTTTCACAATATGCAAAAGTACAGCTTTTCGGTGAAGGGACCGGATGGCGAGGCGGACGGCTCCGCGGCAGCAGGCCATGCGGACGAGCCTGCCGCCCAACCCGGTAGCAGCGCCGGCCATGAGCACGGCGGCACTCACCAGCACGGCAGCTCCGAAACGGGCGAGCACCATCATGGCCCCAGCGTGGACATGCACTTCCAGCCTGCTGATGTCATCAAAGCCAACACGGCTGCCACGCTTACCGTCCATCTGGTCCAGAATAACCAGCCTTTGACGGACGCCAAGGTGCGCTTTGAGTATTGGCTGGCAGGAGGGGACAAGCATGAGTTCGTCGACGCCCGCGAAACGAAGGCCGGGGAATACACGGCAAACTCCGCCATCTTCCCTGCGTCCGGCAGCTACACGGTAAAGGTGCATGTAGAAAAGGGGGATATTCACGACCACCGGGAGTACCCCGTATCAGTGCAATAA
- a CDS encoding GreA/GreB family elongation factor produces MNRNTLPNSMHRRLVEQLVFFDEQRIPFLDLHFAGKHNERQKANQWLDQYVSTVESLLKDTSGSDTSTLPKVVIGSEVTLHYVDEGLDESLTICFPEQTDPDLGRISFLSPMGRQLLMNPVNEPIRLEMPMGAQEVVVRSIRFVDW; encoded by the coding sequence GTGAACCGTAATACTTTGCCGAATTCCATGCACCGCCGCCTGGTGGAGCAATTGGTTTTTTTTGACGAACAACGCATACCCTTTTTGGACCTTCATTTTGCCGGAAAGCACAACGAACGCCAAAAAGCCAATCAATGGCTTGACCAATATGTTTCGACGGTTGAATCCTTGCTCAAGGATACCTCAGGAAGCGATACGTCCACACTGCCCAAAGTAGTGATTGGATCTGAAGTGACCTTGCATTATGTAGATGAAGGGCTCGATGAAAGCCTGACGATCTGCTTTCCCGAACAGACTGACCCTGATTTGGGACGGATCTCTTTCCTATCCCCGATGGGACGCCAACTGCTCATGAATCCTGTCAACGAACCCATCCGTCTGGAAATGCCGATGGGAGCCCAGGAAGTGGTGGTTCGCTCCATTCGGTTTGTCGACTGGTAA
- a CDS encoding transporter, which translates to MGYPYPPGSSAFPPGSSAFPPGSSMYPPGGFPPPPSGPPPGRTPTAPRTLGQQQYRIVDPGSFYPCLYRYTYVWLRNGRNFWFYPVFVGRNSVAGYRWNGYTWRYYGLDLHRVVYFTC; encoded by the coding sequence ATGGGTTATCCGTATCCCCCGGGCAGCAGCGCGTTTCCACCTGGCAGCAGCGCCTTTCCGCCCGGCAGCAGCATGTATCCCCCTGGAGGATTTCCTCCCCCTCCGTCGGGCCCGCCCCCAGGCAGAACGCCCACTGCCCCGCGTACCTTGGGTCAGCAGCAGTATCGCATCGTCGATCCGGGTTCCTTTTATCCTTGCCTGTATCGGTACACGTATGTGTGGCTGCGCAATGGGCGCAACTTCTGGTTTTACCCCGTATTTGTAGGCCGCAACTCCGTAGCCGGCTATCGCTGGAATGGCTATACATGGCGCTATTACGGGCTCGATTTGCACAGAGTCGTCTACTTCACCTGCTAA
- a CDS encoding C40 family peptidase: MTKRDWIQKSTIAVMLGTSLLMFADGGQAAAAASDSQSSGKAAQVVSLAQSLVGKSYQYGAEGPTRFGSAGLATYVYEKADVTIGDTISKLYASGKAVSKTAAKPGDLLFFSSNGSGAPNFMGIYLGDDSFVYSSQSERKVVLRKLSDYTSKLVGVRSFLSDESGAAPKPGEPTANPADDADLSKGERVIAAGKKYLGTPYQYASTRSTKTTMDCSEFTMWAYKEGLGIDMGRGGAKSQANYVKQNGHYTTDMKQLKKGDLVFFMSYRGWKASDYKGVDPSKQSITHVGIYMGDDKLLHTFSKESGGVKITNFSDTHWEYRFIMGGRPY; the protein is encoded by the coding sequence GTGACGAAACGAGATTGGATACAGAAATCGACGATAGCCGTCATGCTTGGCACATCCCTCTTGATGTTCGCAGATGGCGGACAAGCCGCCGCGGCTGCAAGTGATTCACAATCTTCCGGCAAAGCTGCACAGGTGGTCTCCCTGGCACAATCGCTGGTCGGCAAGAGTTACCAATATGGAGCAGAGGGCCCGACCCGTTTTGGTTCGGCCGGCTTGGCTACATATGTATATGAAAAAGCGGATGTGACGATTGGCGATACCATTAGCAAGCTGTACGCGAGCGGCAAAGCGGTCAGCAAAACGGCGGCCAAACCGGGCGATCTGCTCTTCTTTTCGTCCAATGGAAGCGGCGCCCCAAACTTTATGGGAATCTATCTGGGCGATGACAGCTTCGTCTACTCCTCTCAGAGTGAAAGGAAAGTCGTCCTGCGAAAGCTATCGGATTATACCAGCAAACTGGTGGGCGTACGCAGCTTTTTGAGCGATGAGAGCGGAGCTGCACCAAAACCTGGAGAGCCAACCGCCAATCCGGCAGACGATGCGGACCTGTCCAAAGGCGAGCGCGTCATCGCAGCCGGGAAAAAATACCTGGGTACGCCGTATCAATACGCCTCTACCCGCTCCACCAAGACAACCATGGACTGCTCTGAGTTTACCATGTGGGCTTACAAAGAGGGACTCGGGATCGACATGGGACGAGGCGGAGCCAAATCGCAGGCCAATTACGTCAAACAAAACGGCCATTACACGACGGATATGAAGCAATTGAAAAAGGGCGATCTGGTCTTCTTCATGAGCTATCGCGGCTGGAAGGCGTCCGACTACAAGGGCGTAGATCCGAGCAAACAGAGCATCACGCACGTCGGCATCTACATGGGCGATGACAAACTGCTCCATACCTTTTCCAAAGAATCGGGCGGCGTCAAAATCACCAACTTTTCCGACACGCACTGGGAGTACCGATTTATCATGGGCGGGCGGCCCTACTAA
- a CDS encoding DUF2306 domain-containing protein, protein MLGFAIFRILHILAGFLALLVFWIPIVTKKGGKAHVRVGWVYVAAMATVAVSALYMGVWRIGFDPDRTADSVAFAWFLNYISLLSSATAWYGLRVLRFKKRVAAHRHPVDLLFPGLLFVSSLAIGGYGAVISFPLLTWFPLVGIFLGGTQLFYWLRPPANKMHWWFEHLSGMMGCCIATITAFTVFGAPRLLQLESVNPLLWFLPTIFIVPVIVGMSIYYRKKFFKKPIAPNK, encoded by the coding sequence ATGCTTGGCTTCGCCATTTTTCGTATCCTTCACATTCTTGCGGGCTTTCTCGCTCTCCTGGTTTTCTGGATCCCGATCGTCACCAAAAAGGGCGGAAAAGCCCACGTTCGTGTCGGCTGGGTGTACGTAGCCGCGATGGCCACGGTAGCCGTATCCGCTCTCTACATGGGGGTTTGGCGGATCGGCTTTGATCCGGATCGGACCGCAGACTCGGTCGCTTTTGCCTGGTTTCTGAACTACATCTCGCTGCTCAGCTCGGCAACCGCCTGGTACGGCTTGAGAGTGCTGCGCTTTAAAAAGCGAGTGGCCGCTCACCGCCATCCCGTAGATCTGCTCTTTCCCGGGCTTCTCTTCGTCTCCAGCCTGGCCATCGGCGGCTATGGCGCTGTCATTTCCTTTCCGCTGTTGACATGGTTTCCACTGGTTGGTATTTTTCTGGGAGGGACTCAGCTGTTCTACTGGCTGCGTCCGCCGGCCAACAAGATGCACTGGTGGTTTGAACATTTGTCCGGCATGATGGGCTGCTGCATCGCGACGATTACCGCTTTTACCGTCTTTGGCGCACCCCGTCTGCTCCAGCTGGAATCTGTCAATCCGCTGCTCTGGTTTTTGCCGACGATCTTCATCGTGCCCGTGATCGTCGGCATGAGCATCTACTACCGGAAGAAATTTTTCAAAAAACCGATTGCCCCGAACAAATAG
- a CDS encoding LOG family protein produces the protein MHERKAKMAELSDAFIALPGGYGTFEELFEALSWGQLGIHQKPVGILNIDGYYTPLVQLVEQAVSAGFMPATHRELLLVDSMPAGLLDKLAATSARRSPINGARASKASSFFSCGME, from the coding sequence ATGCATGAGCGAAAAGCAAAAATGGCGGAGCTCTCCGACGCCTTCATCGCGCTGCCAGGCGGATACGGTACGTTTGAGGAATTATTTGAAGCGCTGAGCTGGGGACAGTTGGGCATTCATCAAAAGCCTGTCGGCATCCTCAATATCGACGGCTACTATACGCCGCTGGTGCAACTAGTGGAACAGGCCGTCTCCGCGGGATTTATGCCGGCTACGCATCGGGAGCTGCTGCTCGTGGACAGTATGCCCGCGGGACTTCTGGACAAACTGGCAGCCACCAGCGCCCGACGCTCGCCAATAAATGGAGCCAGAGCGAGCAAGGCGAGTAGCTTTTTTTCGTGCGGCATGGAATGA